The Fibrobacter sp. UWB16 genomic interval CAGTATAAAGACAGCGATAACGATATTATTTTCTTCAACGCCATTTCGATAGACTCTGATTTGTACACACAAACCTATCGGTGCAGCCACATCAACAAAATTTTCGAGCTCTACAAAAAAGACCCCGCCAAAGCAGAATTCCAAATGCGCTATGCATACGGGGAACCCTGGGGAAAACTGATCCGCCGAGATTTCATTGAAGAGCACGACATCAGATTTGAAGAAACAAAAATCCATAACGACACCCAGTTCTCGTACATGGCCGGCTATTACGCAAAGAAAATCGCCGTAGACATGCGAGCACTCAACTGCATTACAAGCCGCGAAGGAAGCGTTTCCAAACAAATTTCCAATGACCGCCTCGAAACAAGAGTTCAGGTTTTCGCAAAGCAATTCCAGTTCTTGCACCAGAACCATATTGAATATTTGGACGATCGCATATTCCTCACCTTCGATTACTGTGAACAAAACCACTTGAAAGACGAAGAACAGGCATGTTACAAGATTGCAGAGGAGTTCGGATTAAGCAAGAGCATTCTGCAAAAAAAGCACCGTCGCATAAAGCTCAAAAGGAAAATCAAATCCCTGAAAAAGCGACTGTCCAAAATAAAGAAAATCATTTAAAAAGCTATATTGCCTATTATGAATCATTTCGACTACCTCATTGTCGGTTCCGGTCTTTATGGCGCGACATTCGCCTACCGTGCCGCCAAAGCCGGGAAAAAAAGCCTTGTCATCGACAAACGCCCGCATTTGGGTGGGAATGTTTACTGCGAAAATATTGAAGGAATCAACGTACACAAGTACGGAGCCCACATTTTCCATACTTCAAATAAGCGCGTATGGGACTTCGTAAATTCCATTGTCGAGTTCAATCGATATACAAACAGCCCCGTCGCCAATTACAAAGGCAAGCTTTATAATCTGCCGTTCAACATGAACACGTTCTACCAGATGTGGGGTGTCACGACACCGGCAGAAGCTTTGGCAAAAATCGAGGAACAGAAAGCAGATGCCCTCGCCGCACTGAACGGCCGCGAGCCCGCCAATCTCGAAGAACAGGCGCTCACGCTTGTCGGCAAGGACATTTTTGAAAAGCTCATCAAGGAATATACCGAAAAACAGTGGGGCCGCAAATGCACGGACCTGCCCGCATTCATCATCAAGCGCCTTCCGGTCCGTTTAACATTCGACAACAATTACTTTAACGACAAATACCAGGGAATTCCCATTGGGGGCTACAACAAGCTCATTGACGGGATGCTCCAGGGAATCGAGACTCGTACTAGCGTAGACTTTTTCAAGGAATACAAGGACAACTGGCGAAACACCGCAGACAAGCTCGTCTTTACAGGAGCCATTGACGAATTCTTTGATTACAGATTCGGCAAGCTCGACTGGCGAACCGTCAGTTTCAAGACTCGCATCGAAGACACTCCGAATTTCCAGGGGAACGCGGTCGTCAACTACACTTCGCATGACCAGCCCTACACACGCATCATCGAACACAAGCATTTCGAAATGTTCGGTAACGACGTCTACGCTTGCCCCAAGACCGTCGTATCGGAAGAATATTCCACGGAATACAAAGAAGGCATGGAGCCATACTATCCCGTGAATGACGAGCGCAATAACAAGCTGGCTGAGGAATACCGCAAGCTTGCCGAAAAAGAACCGGATATCATTTTCGGTGGACGCCTCGGGCAATACAAATACTTTGACATGGCGCCCGTCATTGAACAGGTGCTGAATATCGAAAACATTTAATAATTGCAGAAAACCACATGACCCACGCAAATGTCAAAATTCTTGTCTGTTGCCACAAAAAAGATATCATGGCAACCGAAGCGCCCTATTTCCCGATCCACGTTGGAAAAGCTCTTTCTGACAAGGATTTAAGCATACAGCCCGACAATGAAGGCGAAAACATTAGCCACAAGAACCAAAGCTATTGCGAACTGACCGGGATGTACTGGGCTTGGAAAAATCTCAAGAATGTAGACGTCATTGGTCTTTGCCATTACCGTCGCTATTTCGACTTCCATAATCAATGTCGAAAAGGCTTTCCACAAACAAATTTCCCGACCGAAAAGTTTGAATCCCTGAACTTGTCAATTCCTCAAAAATACATCGACAAGGTAAGCGAAGGGAAAGTCATCGTTGCAAAGCCAAAGCTTTACACCAGGACGCTTGTCGACGACTACTGTTTCAATCACATCAGTGAAGACTTGCGAACGCTAGAAAAAATAATCGTCGAAACGCAACCTGAAAATATCCGAAGAGCCTATTTCAATGTCATGATTCAAGGCCATAAGCTAAGGCACTTCAACATGTTCATTATGAAATGGCAGGATTTCGATCAGTACTGTTCCTGGCTCTTTCCGCTTTTAAAATCCATCGAAGAAAAAACGGACATCAGCCATTACGACAGCGTTCAAAAAAGAATTTACGGCTACATTGCAGAAAGGCTTTTCAACGTATGGCTGGAAGCCCAGAAAAAAGATCTCGTTGAACAGCCCGTCATCTGGTTTACCGAAGCAAAAGACAATTTGCTCCACTACAATATCATCTCTTATAAGTTAAAGGAGTTGAAGAATTCCTTGGCATTCAAGTTGCTGTTGCCAAGGTTTCCGCCCAAATCCTTTAACCTAAAGTGATTTTCGTTCCGTCAAAAATTACAGTTCAAACCAAGCGTTTACACTTTTCCCGGCCTCAAGATTTTGCGGGAAATTCACGATAACAGAGTAAGCCAAAGAAGGCTTGCTCTTTGTTATTTTTTCAACGGTAATCTTCATATTCTGCAAGTTCTTTGTCGGATCGGCCAATACAAAATGCATTTCCGAACCGCTCTGTCTCATCAAGAATGTGCAAGGAGCCGAGAAGCTGATACGATGCGATTTCAGTTCAATCGTCTGCGGTTCATACAAGGTGCCTGCGACATAAGATTTCGGAATATAGCGAATCACTTGCGCTTTTGAATCATTGGCAAGAACTTCGATATCTTTCTTATTTATCCATTTCGGGAACTGCTTGCTTCCGACATTCATTTCGATGGCATAAGCGTAGCTCTCGTCCTTGGGCGTTACACCATGCACACGCACAATAGTAATAAGAGAATCGCTTTCATCACCCTTTTGCGTGCCAATGTTTTTCCAAGAGCCCTTTCGATTCTGAGTCTTTACGTAGATGGGCTTTCCATCCAAGCTCTTATAGCCAATGCTATCGTGCCACACCGCATTAAAACTATAGACAGAATCCGTGACCTTGGTCAATTTTTTATCGCCCAGGACCGCCGTTCTAAAATAGCGCTGGTCCAAGGTCGTCAAGACTTCATTGTCTAAATTGCTTTTGATGTCTGCACCAAGAGCCACGACTTTATTGTCCAAAAAGATCCAGCTTTTGCGCCCTTCCAGTCCCGACCTTTTGCTTTCCATCGATGCAACGCCAATGTTTTCATCGCCAAGACCGCCAACAAATTCAGACTTGTTCGTCAGCTGTTTATCTTTCTGCGCCGATACACCGTAGCTAGTCACTCCAGGAATTTTCGTCCAGTCCCAAAGCGGGTAGATATTATCAAAATCATAGCCATGACGGTACAGGGAAAGAACACCCATTCCAAGCCAGAATCCCTGGCTATTTTCACGGTTGACAAATTCACTACCTACAGTTCTTCTCGAAGACATTTTAAGGGAGATATAATATCCATTCGAGCGGCAAACCATAAATTCACTGCGCCAAAAATATCGGCATCCGTTCAAAGAATTTGCGCCAGAAATTTCACGGTTCCAAGCATCATATTCCTTTTTATGGAGAGTATCTGCAGCGCTCAGGTTTTCGATAATCGGCAAGAATCCAGACGCAATCTTGTTTTCGCCCTTACGAGAAATTTCACGACCCATCGTCATCGGGTCTACCATTCCCTTCCACATCATCCAGCGAGTCCCATCAAGAGCCAACGCCGACAACGCATTCATTGATTCGCCGTTAAATGCAAACTTTGTTCCGCGGCATACAGAGGCCCAATGGGAGGCAATAGAAAGCGTCACCTTTCCATAACCACCGCTATACAAAAGGTTGCCATGCATATAATAAGAATGGTCAACTTGATGACCTTCTCGACCGGTCTCCTGAATCGTAGATACAATCTCGTTCACGCCCAATTCGATGAGAGAATCACGCTTTTCAAAGATGCCACGGATAGCCACCAATTCCGCAAGCCAGGTTCTATTAGTTCCATTGCCGCTCGGAGCTTCCGGGAACTGCGAAATCATCTGTTTTTTCAAGGATTCCGAAAGTTCATTCCACATCATAAAGAGTATCGGAGCTAATTCCTGCTGGATGCCGATTTCGTTTGACCACCAGTTGTCACTGACATAGTCCTTGTTATTCGAGAACCAGTATTGCAGCGAGTTGACAACAGAACCTTTCAGATTATCGCAAAAGTCCTTTCGGCTTGCTTCTGGACAATAGCGGTTAAAGCCCTGCGACAAGTATCGCGTTTTTTTCAAGTGGTTTATAGGGACGCTCCCCTTCTTGTACTTCACATCGGGCCACGTGCCATCCTTACGCTGTTCCTGCATCAGTTCCTTTACGGACTCCATCGATTCTGTAAAAGCGTAACCGTTTTTCAATCGCTGGAACAGGGTATCCGTTTCATTAGCCATGGAACCGGCGACAGCCAAGAGAGTAATGAAAATAACCTTGCAATACTTCATATAACCCCTTTTAATTTTTTTGTCTGAATTTTACTTAAGCAGCGATTTGATCTGCTTGACGATATTCTTTCGTAAAATATAAGATTTCACAATCATGCGGACAAGTGCAATGCGCCAAGAAGCAATGCCAACATAGTTCCTATAATAATACGCTTCCGATTCAAAGCGCAGCATAAGCCTCCGGCCATAATTATAGTTCTTGCCGATAATTTCGGAGTGGTTATGCAGCATGTGCACAGAGGGCAAATAATGCGTTTCGTAACCCCGGTCATGGAGTTTTCGCGACAAGATTAGTTCTTCAGCAAACAAGAATGTATGCGGATCAAAGCCATCGACTTCTTCGAACTTGCTCCTAGAAATAATAAAGAAGGACCCCATAACCCGAAATACTGGATTTTCAACAAATTTTTCAACGAGGTCACTCGAGCTCCATTTTTTCGGCAGTAACCTAGCAAATGGATAACAGAGGTTTTCTAGCCCCCAACGCAAGAAGAATGACTTTTCGAAATAGGGATTTTGCGGTTTGGAATCCTTCCCGACAATGGACGGCCCGACAATCGCCACATTCGAAATATTCGCTTCCGCGATTAATTTTTCTACGGAAAGTTCCTCGTCCAGCACAACGATATCATTGTTGGAAAAAATAAAATAGTCGCTGTTCAAAAATTTGGCACCTATTTTTGCACCATCATTATTGCCCTTGGCATAGCCCGCATTGCATGTGTTTTTCCACAAAAAAAGGCGATACCCGTCAGCAACCTTTTCTTCTAGGACGGAATCGTCATACTCGCAGCAAGATACAGAAGGCCATGCAGCAGAAAGCTTTTCAAAGTTTTCAATGTCATCACTATTGTCAACGACAACAAACGAAATCGGTTCCTTTGAGCTCTTGCATTTCAAAGCATAATGAGAGACACAGTTGATGGTGGCCTCAGCAGATTTGTAATCCAGCAAAACAAACGTCAGCATGATTCGCCCTCATACAAAGAAATCCATTCATCCTTATGGGTTTTCCAGGAATTGCGTTCCATATAAATCTTTGCATCGTGCTGTTTTTCCAAAAGTTTTCCCGACTTATAATCCGCATAAACCAGCATCAGCATTTCAGAAAGTTTCTCTATATGTTGATCTTCTGAACTGTAATGGTAACTGTACAAGCAATCGTTCTCTTTAACAATATCCTTCACACACGGGATATCAGGACAAACAATCGTCTTTCCATACGAGAACGCCAGCGGAATCGTCCCGGAATTAAGAGAAGAACGATAGCTGTAAGGAGCCACTAAAACTGTAGCCGCCTTTATATAGGCCGCCAATTTTTCATCCGGGATAAATTGCGGATCAAAAATCACATCCTTTTCATCGTCTAATAATTTCTGAATAGAATCCTTATACGAAGATGGTTCGACCTTGCCGCAAATCAACAGGACCGGTTTGCATTCTATTGCACTTTCGGAGTTCCAGTCTTTCTTGAAAGACTTTATCAGAACTTCGATATTTTTATAAGGCTGAATTGCACCCGAAAATAAGAATATAGGCCTACTTCTTTCTATGCTATAATGGCCATAGACATCGAAATCGCTTTCGGGATACGAGCCATAATAATCTCCATGAGGAATGCGCTTTATCTTTTCCGCATACTTTTCCAGATGCGCAATTTGGACCGTATCCTTGCACATGATATGTATGGCATCAGAAAAACGGGCAAGCATCTTGAACAAAATCTTATTGTAAAAAGGAGTCTTCTCGTGCGACGTTATATTGTGAATCGTCCAGACAATCCTTTTGTGCTTCAACTTAAGCGCTACCAAAAAATACAGACGCTTGAGAAATGAAACCACATCTTTGCTTTGATCAAACCAGTTGATATGATAAACATCTGCAGAAAAAATCTTTCCCGGAGATTGTTTTTTTACATCCTTGTAGCCAACGCAATTGAACTTGCCAGAAGATTCCAAAAGCGTCGAAAGATTGAACAGAAAATGATTCGTTCTTTTTTGATTCGTCGGATAAAAGCAAACGGTTTTCACACTCATTTTTCAACCTCAAAAAAGATGCAAAATTCGGGAAGGAATAAATTCAACCACCAAGCGCATAAATCCGTAATAAAGCATCTTTAGTTTTTTTCCGGCACGCATATGGCGGCGGAAAGCATCCTTCATCAAGGTCGCATGATAAGCCCAATTTTCCATAAAGGTCAAATCATCATATAACGCTTTATGCTTATTCCTAATATACGATACGTTCTCTTTCCAGTTCAAAACTTTATTCGAGACGCGCGACTTGACGCCGACTTCATCAAGGCAGACGACGAGCGGTTTCTCAACGCAATGGAATTCTGCAACTTGCGCCAAACGGATGCAAAGTTCATATTCCTGCCAAAAGGTCAAGCGTTCATCAAAATTTCCGACCTTTTCAAGCAATGCCCGTGGGAAAAACAAGCACGATGTCGACGTGACATAAGTCATTCGGATCAATCGCGAAATATCGCCCGTAAACTTTTTCGGCGGAATCACCGTATGCAGTTGGACATTTCCATCGATAACTTTTCTGAAAGTCCTTCCGCAAAAAATAACGGAACCGGGATGTTTTTGATACAGCGCCAGCTGTTTTTCTAGCTTATCGGAAGCCCAGGTATCATCGTCATCCAAAAACGTAAGGAATTCACCTGTTGCATGGGCAATTCCCTGATTGCGTGCATAATTGCCACCACGAGAATCCTTAGCATCAATGCGGACATAGACAATGCGCGGGTCCTTCTCGTAAGTTTCCTTAGTTCCGTCTTCAGATGCATCATCAACGACAACACATTCCACATCCTTCACCGTTTGCGATAGGACGCTTTCGATAGCTTTTTCCAAAAGCTCTTTGCGATTCCGAGTCGTTATAATGGCAGAAAAAAGACTCATGCGCCCAAGGCCTCCGTTTCAGAATCTTCATCATCCGGAGACTTTTCGGTTTCACGGGTTCCATCGCTTTCGTCTTCTTCTTCCCGACGAGATGCCCCCATGCAGTAGCCCATTAGCATATACGCAAAGGAGTTGTTGCCCCCGATTTCACCCGAAAGGCAAGCGAAGACAAAGAAACAGCACGTAATAAGCAGCCCCGCTTGGGCATGCGTAAACCGCCTGCGCCTAAAGAAGTAGATAAAGGCAAACAGGAACAAGAGAATATAAGAAACAAGACCGATCAGGCCGTAATCAATCAGCTGGAAGAAAATAACCGATTCCAAACCGCCAATTGACGAATCGACCACGCGATCATTATAAGTATCTCGCTCCATCACATACTTACTGATATAGCGGACACCATTGCCATAGATAGGGCTTTTCACAAAGTGCAAATAAGAGAACAGAAGCTGTTCTTCTCGCATGCTCATGGAGCTTCCCTGCCCTTCTACAGAAAACTCCTCTATGGCCCTAGGTAAAATAGCCGCCATCATAAACCCGACAAGGACCAGAATCATAATCCTAGCGCGGATACCGACCTTCATAAAGACATAAAGCCCCAAGCCCATCATGGCACAGACAACAGCCGTTCTAGACCCAGAAAGGCAAATAAGCAAGCAGAGCGAACCCCAGATAAGCCACATCTTATTTCGCGGAAGAGACAAGGACTTCATCCGGCAAGTGAAAAACATCAGGGCGCAGCACAAGATACTCCCAAAAGCCGTAGGATGTGTCGTCGTGAGAAAAATTCTGGAGCGATAAGTTCTGGAAGCCGTGACGGCATTCGTCAAGTCGTAGTACCCATCATAATAGGGGAACGCCTTGCAAATCAACGGGAAAACGATATTGGACTTCGAAATAAATTCAAGGATTCCCAAAATGCAAACGACAACAACCGGATAAAACCAGTGCTTGTCCAAATTGATCTTTTTATAATTCAGGCCACCCACAAAGGCAACAATAAGATAAGCGTAATTTTCCATGTAATAGCGGAATGCATTATAACCGCCCTTGATCCCTTCCCCATTCAAAAAGGCCGAGGCCATCAACGACATGGCAAGCATCGCTAAAGGAATCCGCAAGGGATGCTTAAAAATAGCTTCGACAAGGTCCTTGCGATTCCACAAAAAACAAACAATAAAGAACGTATAAAGAAGAAGTTGCTGAGGAGATACCTGCGGACTTTTAGTAAAATAAATACATGGAGGGAAAATCAAAAGGCTCAGAAAAACCCATATGTAGGATTGGTCCTTACGGCCCAACAGCATTCCGCCTAAAAGTGCAAAAAAGATCAAGTAGATAACAGCACTAAGCATTTTTCAATTCCAATCTATCGTAACAATCTCTCAGCAATTTTAAAACAGTCACACCAGAAAAACGGTCTTTGCATCCATTCCAAGCATCACGCCCCATCTGGACGCGCATTTTTTCATCATCCACGAGACATTGCAATTTTTGGGACAAAGCCTGCACATCACCCGCATCGATCAAGTAGCCGTCTACACCATCGCGCACCACAAAAGGAACGCCTCCCGAACGCGCCGCAACAACAGGGAGCCCAATCCCCATCGCTTCGACAAGGCTCATGCCAAAAGTTTCGGCATACGAGGGCAAGGCCAGCAAATCAAAGTTTGACAATTGTTTCAGATAGTCCCCATGCTTCAGCCAATCAGAAACATGAATGTGAGTCGCTTTAGGAGAGGCAGCCGCTTTCGCCTTAACTTGTTCCACCTCGCCGTCGCCAAACAAATAGAGTTCCACAGGAGTCTTGAAAGTCGCTTTAGAGAAAGCCTCAATCAAATCGTACACGCCCTTTCGATGCCCATAGCGGCCAGAAAAAACAATCTTGACAGGCAAGCCATGCGATATCAAATCAACAGGCGCAGCTGCGATAGTCGGGCTCGGGTTTGGAATAACGACATAGCGGCAAGCGCCCTTCCCGACAAAATTATCCAGGAATTCCTGCATATCGGGCGTAATGCAGATGACCATCGCTGAATGTTTAAAGTAACTGCGAATAAAGCATTTCACCAGAGCAGGCGATGTCGTACACATTCTTTTAAACTGGCTACCGTGAATATGGGCGATATATTTTTTCCCGCGCAAACGGAGACAGAGGCTTATCAGGAACTTACGAAAGAAGCTGCCGTTAAAAGAGGTGTGGATCTGAAAATAAGGAGCCTTGGGCGGATTCAGCAAAAGCTTTAAGCACAAGCAAAAAAACAAAGGCAAGGATTTGATAAACGAGCCGTTATAGCTAGAAATAAAGTTCTTTTCAGGAAGATCAAACAAATCCCTATAACTTACAAGTACAGAGCTAATGCCCCCCTGAACATTTAACGCAGGGCCAATGTGACAAACCTTTTCAAACATGCATGAAATCTAGAAAAATAAAAGACTACAGCACGCTTATCTTCGTCACGATTTCTACAGAATCCCTGCATTCAATTTTTGC includes:
- a CDS encoding glycosyltransferase family A protein → MQYNFSIIIPHYNIPQLLMRCISSIPQQNDIQVLVVDDCSNSDSVAKLKEMESQFSWIQFIYQNKNLGGGAVRNKGLSLATGKYILFIDADDYFNYCIRDVFQQYKDSDNDIIFFNAISIDSDLYTQTYRCSHINKIFELYKKDPAKAEFQMRYAYGEPWGKLIRRDFIEEHDIRFEETKIHNDTQFSYMAGYYAKKIAVDMRALNCITSREGSVSKQISNDRLETRVQVFAKQFQFLHQNHIEYLDDRIFLTFDYCEQNHLKDEEQACYKIAEEFGLSKSILQKKHRRIKLKRKIKSLKKRLSKIKKII
- the glf gene encoding UDP-galactopyranose mutase, with protein sequence MNHFDYLIVGSGLYGATFAYRAAKAGKKSLVIDKRPHLGGNVYCENIEGINVHKYGAHIFHTSNKRVWDFVNSIVEFNRYTNSPVANYKGKLYNLPFNMNTFYQMWGVTTPAEALAKIEEQKADALAALNGREPANLEEQALTLVGKDIFEKLIKEYTEKQWGRKCTDLPAFIIKRLPVRLTFDNNYFNDKYQGIPIGGYNKLIDGMLQGIETRTSVDFFKEYKDNWRNTADKLVFTGAIDEFFDYRFGKLDWRTVSFKTRIEDTPNFQGNAVVNYTSHDQPYTRIIEHKHFEMFGNDVYACPKTVVSEEYSTEYKEGMEPYYPVNDERNNKLAEEYRKLAEKEPDIIFGGRLGQYKYFDMAPVIEQVLNIENI
- a CDS encoding DUF4422 domain-containing protein, with protein sequence MTHANVKILVCCHKKDIMATEAPYFPIHVGKALSDKDLSIQPDNEGENISHKNQSYCELTGMYWAWKNLKNVDVIGLCHYRRYFDFHNQCRKGFPQTNFPTEKFESLNLSIPQKYIDKVSEGKVIVAKPKLYTRTLVDDYCFNHISEDLRTLEKIIVETQPENIRRAYFNVMIQGHKLRHFNMFIMKWQDFDQYCSWLFPLLKSIEEKTDISHYDSVQKRIYGYIAERLFNVWLEAQKKDLVEQPVIWFTEAKDNLLHYNIISYKLKELKNSLAFKLLLPRFPPKSFNLK
- a CDS encoding polysaccharide lyase family 8 super-sandwich domain-containing protein — protein: MKYCKVIFITLLAVAGSMANETDTLFQRLKNGYAFTESMESVKELMQEQRKDGTWPDVKYKKGSVPINHLKKTRYLSQGFNRYCPEASRKDFCDNLKGSVVNSLQYWFSNNKDYVSDNWWSNEIGIQQELAPILFMMWNELSESLKKQMISQFPEAPSGNGTNRTWLAELVAIRGIFEKRDSLIELGVNEIVSTIQETGREGHQVDHSYYMHGNLLYSGGYGKVTLSIASHWASVCRGTKFAFNGESMNALSALALDGTRWMMWKGMVDPMTMGREISRKGENKIASGFLPIIENLSAADTLHKKEYDAWNREISGANSLNGCRYFWRSEFMVCRSNGYYISLKMSSRRTVGSEFVNRENSQGFWLGMGVLSLYRHGYDFDNIYPLWDWTKIPGVTSYGVSAQKDKQLTNKSEFVGGLGDENIGVASMESKRSGLEGRKSWIFLDNKVVALGADIKSNLDNEVLTTLDQRYFRTAVLGDKKLTKVTDSVYSFNAVWHDSIGYKSLDGKPIYVKTQNRKGSWKNIGTQKGDESDSLITIVRVHGVTPKDESYAYAIEMNVGSKQFPKWINKKDIEVLANDSKAQVIRYIPKSYVAGTLYEPQTIELKSHRISFSAPCTFLMRQSGSEMHFVLADPTKNLQNMKITVEKITKSKPSLAYSVIVNFPQNLEAGKSVNAWFEL
- a CDS encoding glycosyltransferase family 2 protein yields the protein MLTFVLLDYKSAEATINCVSHYALKCKSSKEPISFVVVDNSDDIENFEKLSAAWPSVSCCEYDDSVLEEKVADGYRLFLWKNTCNAGYAKGNNDGAKIGAKFLNSDYFIFSNNDIVVLDEELSVEKLIAEANISNVAIVGPSIVGKDSKPQNPYFEKSFFLRWGLENLCYPFARLLPKKWSSSDLVEKFVENPVFRVMGSFFIISRSKFEEVDGFDPHTFLFAEELILSRKLHDRGYETHYLPSVHMLHNHSEIIGKNYNYGRRLMLRFESEAYYYRNYVGIASWRIALVRMIVKSYILRKNIVKQIKSLLK
- a CDS encoding glycosyltransferase family 4 protein, which gives rise to MSVKTVCFYPTNQKRTNHFLFNLSTLLESSGKFNCVGYKDVKKQSPGKIFSADVYHINWFDQSKDVVSFLKRLYFLVALKLKHKRIVWTIHNITSHEKTPFYNKILFKMLARFSDAIHIMCKDTVQIAHLEKYAEKIKRIPHGDYYGSYPESDFDVYGHYSIERSRPIFLFSGAIQPYKNIEVLIKSFKKDWNSESAIECKPVLLICGKVEPSSYKDSIQKLLDDEKDVIFDPQFIPDEKLAAYIKAATVLVAPYSYRSSLNSGTIPLAFSYGKTIVCPDIPCVKDIVKENDCLYSYHYSSEDQHIEKLSEMLMLVYADYKSGKLLEKQHDAKIYMERNSWKTHKDEWISLYEGESC
- a CDS encoding glycosyltransferase, which gives rise to MSLFSAIITTRNRKELLEKAIESVLSQTVKDVECVVVDDASEDGTKETYEKDPRIVYVRIDAKDSRGGNYARNQGIAHATGEFLTFLDDDDTWASDKLEKQLALYQKHPGSVIFCGRTFRKVIDGNVQLHTVIPPKKFTGDISRLIRMTYVTSTSCLFFPRALLEKVGNFDERLTFWQEYELCIRLAQVAEFHCVEKPLVVCLDEVGVKSRVSNKVLNWKENVSYIRNKHKALYDDLTFMENWAYHATLMKDAFRRHMRAGKKLKMLYYGFMRLVVEFIPSRILHLF
- a CDS encoding O-antigen ligase, whose translation is MWNRKDLVEAIFKHPLRIPLAMLAMSLMASAFLNGEGIKGGYNAFRYYMENYAYLIVAFVGGLNYKKINLDKHWFYPVVVVCILGILEFISKSNIVFPLICKAFPYYDGYYDLTNAVTASRTYRSRIFLTTTHPTAFGSILCCALMFFTCRMKSLSLPRNKMWLIWGSLCLLICLSGSRTAVVCAMMGLGLYVFMKVGIRARIMILVLVGFMMAAILPRAIEEFSVEGQGSSMSMREEQLLFSYLHFVKSPIYGNGVRYISKYVMERDTYNDRVVDSSIGGLESVIFFQLIDYGLIGLVSYILLFLFAFIYFFRRRRFTHAQAGLLITCCFFVFACLSGEIGGNNSFAYMLMGYCMGASRREEEDESDGTRETEKSPDDEDSETEALGA
- a CDS encoding glycosyltransferase family 4 protein encodes the protein MFEKVCHIGPALNVQGGISSVLVSYRDLFDLPEKNFISSYNGSFIKSLPLFFCLCLKLLLNPPKAPYFQIHTSFNGSFFRKFLISLCLRLRGKKYIAHIHGSQFKRMCTTSPALVKCFIRSYFKHSAMVICITPDMQEFLDNFVGKGACRYVVIPNPSPTIAAAPVDLISHGLPVKIVFSGRYGHRKGVYDLIEAFSKATFKTPVELYLFGDGEVEQVKAKAAASPKATHIHVSDWLKHGDYLKQLSNFDLLALPSYAETFGMSLVEAMGIGLPVVAARSGGVPFVVRDGVDGYLIDAGDVQALSQKLQCLVDDEKMRVQMGRDAWNGCKDRFSGVTVLKLLRDCYDRLELKNA